DNA from Sulfurimonas gotlandica GD1:
GACTTATTTGAATTTGACTGGATTTGTCGTAACGAGGATTCACACACAAGAAAACTTACTTCTGAAGTATTTGAAGAGATGGGTGTACAGTGTACAAACTTTAATGTACTAGCTGTTCTTGCTTCTCCTACAGCTATTAAAGAAACAATCATGCATGCTGATAAAAATGCTGAAAAGCCTCTAGTTTCAATTATGTCTCGTCACGTTATACAGGCTGAACTAGACTCTGGAAGACTTTTTGAGGCTAGACTTAAAAACTACAAAATTGAAAGAAATTTCTATATTGCGTACCTAAAAGAGAGAAAGCATGATGCATTCGTTGACAATGTAGTCAGCTTCCTACTATCTCTAAATAAAATATAATCTAGTTTTTATCTTTTACAAACCTAGAATTCTCTGGGTTTGAAAGAAAAGATGCCATCGAATCTTTAACACCTTTAGGATTTGATATTTTATTAGATTTTTCTTGTGACTTATGAGTTGCAAGATTTATCATTACAGGTGTTTCATCTACAATTATTTGCATAATACTAACAAGTGGCACACGAACTAAACTACCAAAATTTTCAGCTCCAAAACCAGCTTCAAATATCAAGCAATTGTCTTGTATATGTGCTGTCTCAAATGTGTAACCTGCCAAGAAGAAGAGTGTTAAAGGACGAAATTCAGACACAATTTCCTTTGGTAAAGCTGGTTCGAAAAGAGCATCTTCTATTTTACAAAGAATTCCGAAATTTTGTTCTTTTGAAAAAAAATGAACTATCAATTCCTGCATATGCTTTTGCATTAGTTGAGTAAACTCTTTGTTGTTTATGACGCTATCTAACAAATTATATCCTTTAAATTATATTTCGTAATTATATCAAAATCTATCATAGCATTCATTAGTGCTATTTTTGAATAATTTTTTAAGTCCTCTACTCTTATATCTTTTTCTATAATTTTTCCTTCATCTAGAAGTCTTTGCCTTGTAGTTCCTTCTAAAAGTGGCTTTTTTGGGGTGAACCATAAGCCAGATTTATAAAAGGCGATATTAGTGATACTTGTGTCACTCACCAAAGAATTTTTTACTATTAAGATATCATCACAATTTTCTCTTTTTTCAAATAGTCTATTTAGCTCATCTCTATTGGTAGATTTTTTAGAGTAATAAATATCATCATCAAAGACTAACTTCAAGGTTTTAATCTCTCTTTTATTGTACTCATGATAAGCAACATCGATTTTATTTGTATTATAAGTCAGTCGGCATCTATAGAGACCTGAAATTGGAGGTTTTAAATACTCTTTAAGGTTTTTTAAATCACTACAACCTAATGATCTTAAAACACTCTCATAACGTTTTTGATGGTATAAGAGGTTAAATATTTCTCCATCAAATGCTTTGATGGTCTCTAAATAGATTTCACTCACTAAATAGTTCTGTACTTAAATATCTCTCTCCAGTATCACAAAGAATCGTTAAAAGTGTTTTACCTTTAAACTCTTCTCTAGATGCCACCTGCATAGTTGCATATACATTTGCACCTGCTGATATGCCGACAAGCAGGCCTTCCTCTTTTGCCAACATTTTGGCAGTAGCCATTGCGTCTTCATTACTTACTTGTATGACTTCACTATAGATTGCTGTATCTAATATGCCAGGTATAAATCCTGCCCCAATGCCTTGAATCTTATGAGGTCCCGGTTTTCCACCTGAAAGTACTGCAGAAGCTTCAGGCTCAACTGCAATAACAGTGATTCCAGGTATTTTTTCTTTTAAGACTCTTGAAGTTCCAGTAAGCGTTCCACCAGTTCCTACAGCTGCGACAAAAACATCTAAAATAGCATCTGTATCTCTTAGTATCTCAACAGCAGTAGTCAACATATGAATCTCAGGATTTGATTCATTCTGAAACTGTTGTAGGATTATGCTATCTTCTATTTCCCTTTGCAGCTCCTCAGCTTTAGAGATTGCTCCATTCATACCTTTTGCAGCAGGAGTTAAAACAAGCTCTGCTCCCAGTGCTTTAAGTAAGTTTCTTCTTTCAATACTCATAGACTCAGGCATAGTCAAAATAAGTTTTAGATTTTGTGCGGCACAATTAGCTGCTAATGCTATACCCGTATTTCCACTTGTAGGTTCTATGATAGTTGTAGAGCTTGTTATTTTACCTGCTTCTTGTGCTCTCCTGATCATATTGAAACCTATTCTATCTTTTACAGAACTAGTCGGATTCATAAACTCACACTTACCTAAAATTGTAGCTCCTGTAAGTTTTGATGGCGTATTTAGCTTCACTAATGGCGTATTACCTATTAGCTCTGTTATATTGTTAGCGATGTTCATAAGAATCCTCTATAAATTAATTAAATTGATTTTACACTAAAAAGGTTATTAACACAAACTTCAATCATTTTGTATACCTCTTGGAAACCTTCAAAGCCATCGTAAAAGTATGGATCAGGAACATCTGCACCATCATATCCATAGTCACCAAGCTTTGTAATATTATTTGCACCTAAAGATTTTAGATCACTAAAGTTACTATCATCTAGAGCAATTACAAGATCAAACTCTTGCAAGTCTCTTTTAGTCACCTGCCTTGACCTCTGTGATGATATATCTACGCCGTTATTTCTGGCAACAGTTATAGAATTGTTGCAAGGTGGTTCACCGACATGCCAATCGCCGGTTCCGGCTGAATCAACAACTATCTTCATCTTATTTTCTTCTAAAATCTTTCTTGCATACCCCTCTGCAATAGGAGAACGACATATATTTCCCAAACAAACAAAAATAACTGATTTCATATATTTTCCAAAGCTTAATAATAATAAAATAATTGTATCGTAATTTTATAAAGAGGTAATCATGGCAATATATGTAAGCAATGGTAAAAAACTAGTAGATGTTGAGTATGATGATATTCCAGGTGTAAATGACACTATTGATGGAATGAGAGTCCTGTCTACGTACAAAAGAGCAGAAGATGAGAATGCAATGTTCTTGCTAGAGCCAAATGGAAATGTAAGCTGTTATGTCTTTGATGAAATTTTTATAGTCGGAAAAGTTAGCGGATTTGAAAATCTTGTAGATGCAGTAGAAGCTTGGAACAATAACGAGATATAAGCTAATTATATTAAGCTATTGTAATTACCTCTAACACACCTGACGTAACCCTTACCTTTTCTAGTATTATTGTAGGTTTGACCACTTTTAAAGTCAACATTTAATGCAATTACAATATCTGAGAGGTTTGGTGATGATGACCAGTAGTGACCGGATGCAACATTTTTAAATCCATATCTTATAGCTGGATTATATTTGCTTTCATCTATTATAGATTTTAGTTCTCTGAGCCTTGGTAAATACCAGTCATCATACCCAGCAAAAACAAGACTTCGACAATACTGTTTTGCATCTTTGCGATTTTTTCTTATAGTTTTAGCATCAATATTATCTTGCCACATCAAACCTGTATTCTTATCTATTACCAACTCTTTTGAATCATCTCTAACTAAAGCTATTTTTGGCTTAGACTCTGTGACTTTTTTATCTTTGTTGGATGATTTACCTAAACCTATTTCATAAGAGAAAAGTGTAGTAGTTATTAGTGTAATTTGTAGCAATATTCTTATCATTTTCGTGGTCTTTTTATATTTAAGTTGTGCAAAGTTTAACTCATGTATTATATCAAATAATATGACACAAGGGCATGATAGATGTTTGATGGACTTTATTTTGAATACCCAGGTCTGGCTTTAGTTTTTTTCTTTTTTATATTTTGTACAATCATTTGTAAAATAAAACTACCTTCTATATACTTTGCACATATAGCACAGTTTATGCAAGTATCAACTGGTTCTTCTAAACTACTTCTCTTTTTAAAATGGCTTAGTATCTCAATGCTTATCATAGCACTTATGTCACCGGTAAAAGATGAACCTTATGAGATAGAACCAAAAAAAGGCTATGAAATTGCTTTGATACTTGATGCTTCAGAGTCTATGAAAGCAAAAGGTTTTGATGAAAAAAACAGAGATTTAACTCGTTTTGATGTTGTAAAGGAAATAGTGTCCAACTTTATCTCAAGTAGAAAAAATGACAATATGGGTATTGTGGTTTTTGGAGCATACTCATTTATAGCATCTCCACTAACTTATGATTCTAATATTTTAAAAGGTGTAGTATCAAATCTTTATATTGGGATGGCTGGAAAGTTTACAGCCCTTTTTGAGTCACTTGCTCAGGGTGTCAATTTACTCAAAACATCTAAATCAAAAACAAAAATTGCTATTTTACTCACCGATGGATACAACACACCTGATAGTGAATTCCCTTTTGATGCAGCTATAGATTTTGCAAATAAACAGGGTGTAAAAGTCTATCCTATTGGCATAGGAAAATCTGATGAGTATAATCAAAAGATGCTAGAAAAAATTGCTGAACAAACTGGTGGTGTAGCTTTTGGGGCCTCAAATGCAAGTGAACTTGCTATTGTTTATGCAAAAATAAATGAGTTGGAAAAATCAGAGATAGACAATGAAACATTTAGTTTTTTAAGATATTTCTATATTTTTCCATTACTTGTTTCATTTTTCTCTTTGATTCTTTATATGTTTTTTAGAAATAAAAGAGGATATAACTAATGACTTTTTTGCATCCTGAATTTCTTTACTACCTGTTACCTCCACTAGCAGCTGTTTATCTATTTGTATTAATTAAAAAAGAGTCACATGAGCACTACTTTTCAAAAGAGATTATGGATAAGCTTAAAGTCAATTCTAATCCACTCTCACTTAAGACAAGAAATAGCCTCCTATTTTTAGCTGGTATATTGATTGTTATAGCATCTGCAGAACCTGTACTTAAAGATGGAACTGTACGAGTCAAGGCGATTGGTGGTGATATTCTAATCGCATTAGATATTTCTGACTCTATGTTGTGCGAAGATATATATCCAAATAGACTTGAATTAGCTAAGAAAAAAGCTCTTGAACTGATTAACAAGGCTACAAAGGATAGAGTAGGAGTAATAGCCTTTGCAAAAAACAGCTATCTTGTTTCTCCAATTAGTTTTGATACAAAGACAGTTTCTTTTTTACTCTCAAAGCTAGATACATCTAGTATAACTCAAAAAGGCACAAATATCTTAACTATGTTGGGTACTGTAGAAAAGACCAATACTAGTACAGATAAAAAATATTTACTGATTTTAAGCGATGGTGGCGATGAGACAGATTTTTCCGCTGAAATAGATTTTGCTAAAGAAAAAGGCATTATAGTTTTTGTTCTTGGGATTGGAACAGAAGTCGGCGCATCTATTAAAAATAAAGACGGTTCACTAATAAAGTACAATGATAAGGTCGTAATATCAAAACTTAATGAATCAATCTCTGAACTTGCAATTAAGACAGGGGGTGTCTATATTCAAAATACTACATCATCAAAAGATATTGAAGCTATGTTTATTGAAATAATAAACAACTCTGAACATAAAGAGCTAAAAAGCCAAGAAATACAGAGACATGTTCCCCTATTTTACTATCCAATAATTATAGCGATACTAATTTTACTCATTGCATTTAATTCTATCGGTAAAAAAATCACACGTGATGTACCAGCATCTGTATTTATATTATTCTATATGATCTTAGGCAGCTCACCATCTGTTGCAGATATGTTAGATTTTAGAAAGCTCTCTGATGCAAAGAGATTTTACGAAGCAAAAGAGTACAACACTTCCGCAAAAATCTATGCAGAGTATGCAAAAAAAACTGG
Protein-coding regions in this window:
- a CDS encoding low molecular weight protein-tyrosine-phosphatase, coding for MKSVIFVCLGNICRSPIAEGYARKILEENKMKIVVDSAGTGDWHVGEPPCNNSITVARNNGVDISSQRSRQVTKRDLQEFDLVIALDDSNFSDLKSLGANNITKLGDYGYDGADVPDPYFYDGFEGFQEVYKMIEVCVNNLFSVKSI
- a CDS encoding vWA domain-containing protein — encoded protein: MTFLHPEFLYYLLPPLAAVYLFVLIKKESHEHYFSKEIMDKLKVNSNPLSLKTRNSLLFLAGILIVIASAEPVLKDGTVRVKAIGGDILIALDISDSMLCEDIYPNRLELAKKKALELINKATKDRVGVIAFAKNSYLVSPISFDTKTVSFLLSKLDTSSITQKGTNILTMLGTVEKTNTSTDKKYLLILSDGGDETDFSAEIDFAKEKGIIVFVLGIGTEVGASIKNKDGSLIKYNDKVVISKLNESISELAIKTGGVYIQNTTSSKDIEAMFIEIINNSEHKELKSQEIQRHVPLFYYPIIIAILILLIAFNSIGKKITRDVPASVFILFYMILGSSPSVADMLDFRKLSDAKRFYEAKEYNTSAKIYAEYAKKTGNGEAYYNAGNSYYKEKEYLKALSAYSFSRLEDKDSRAKKLSNMGNTLVHLGTVNTLERAIKHYEASLKLKEDQFTRENLEAVKKALEDNKKKEEKEDGQKDKDKKYSEQKTDESGEDSDEADDKNNKNKNKDQNNKNGSKGKKSDNKVNPDDDKKNSDDGKPDENEGNNNDGSNNNNNNNEDSQEKIKELKDKNKKEVKNQGNNGKPDLKLQQMSDLEEAKWVKKLNSKQNTYLYRLNKQIEDDEKNEKPW
- a CDS encoding aminotransferase class IV family protein; this translates as MSEIYLETIKAFDGEIFNLLYHQKRYESVLRSLGCSDLKNLKEYLKPPISGLYRCRLTYNTNKIDVAYHEYNKREIKTLKLVFDDDIYYSKKSTNRDELNRLFEKRENCDDILIVKNSLVSDTSITNIAFYKSGLWFTPKKPLLEGTTRQRLLDEGKIIEKDIRVEDLKNYSKIALMNAMIDFDIITKYNLKDIIC
- a CDS encoding vWA domain-containing protein; amino-acid sequence: MFDGLYFEYPGLALVFFFFIFCTIICKIKLPSIYFAHIAQFMQVSTGSSKLLLFLKWLSISMLIIALMSPVKDEPYEIEPKKGYEIALILDASESMKAKGFDEKNRDLTRFDVVKEIVSNFISSRKNDNMGIVVFGAYSFIASPLTYDSNILKGVVSNLYIGMAGKFTALFESLAQGVNLLKTSKSKTKIAILLTDGYNTPDSEFPFDAAIDFANKQGVKVYPIGIGKSDEYNQKMLEKIAEQTGGVAFGASNASELAIVYAKINELEKSEIDNETFSFLRYFYIFPLLVSFFSLILYMFFRNKRGYN
- a CDS encoding DUF1566 domain-containing protein; this encodes MIRILLQITLITTTLFSYEIGLGKSSNKDKKVTESKPKIALVRDDSKELVIDKNTGLMWQDNIDAKTIRKNRKDAKQYCRSLVFAGYDDWYLPRLRELKSIIDESKYNPAIRYGFKNVASGHYWSSSPNLSDIVIALNVDFKSGQTYNNTRKGKGYVRCVRGNYNSLI
- the cysK gene encoding cysteine synthase A codes for the protein MNIANNITELIGNTPLVKLNTPSKLTGATILGKCEFMNPTSSVKDRIGFNMIRRAQEAGKITSSTTIIEPTSGNTGIALAANCAAQNLKLILTMPESMSIERRNLLKALGAELVLTPAAKGMNGAISKAEELQREIEDSIILQQFQNESNPEIHMLTTAVEILRDTDAILDVFVAAVGTGGTLTGTSRVLKEKIPGITVIAVEPEASAVLSGGKPGPHKIQGIGAGFIPGILDTAIYSEVIQVSNEDAMATAKMLAKEEGLLVGISAGANVYATMQVASREEFKGKTLLTILCDTGERYLSTELFSE